The Tripterygium wilfordii isolate XIE 37 chromosome 17, ASM1340144v1, whole genome shotgun sequence genome has a window encoding:
- the LOC119982929 gene encoding uncharacterized protein LOC119982929, with product MFQFVFKCLKGKSSSPPPPTTQSFSTVKNHTEQTQTTEMKLVWSPELASKAYIDTVKLKSGEKLKESGTAELLAAMAAGWDAKLIVEAWSHGEPIGTSIGLAVAARHTCGRHVCVVPEERSRLEYSKSMMGYGVVEMEVVVGEAEEVMVALKGVHFVVVDCKRRDFARILRFARLSHDGAVLACKNALQRSITFSGFRWLGVLEKGTRVVRSVLMPVGQGLAVAYVGSKSGTGGSKKDPSRWIKLTDQESGEEHIFRR from the exons ATGTTTCAATTTGTATTTAAATGTCTGAAAGGTAAgtcctcttctcctcctcctccaacaacCCAATCTTTCTCAACTGTCAAAAACCACACAGAACAAACTCAAACAACAGAGATGAAGCTAGTCTGGTCTCCTGAATTAGCTTCAAAAGCCTATATCGACACTGTCAAGCTCAAATCA GGTgagaaattgaaagaatctGGAACGGCGGAGCTCCTGGCCGCGATGGCGGCCGGATGGGACGCGAAGCTGATTGTGGAGGCGTGGTCGCACGGCGAACCAATTGGCACAAGCATCGGACTCGCGGTCGCTGCGCGCCACACGTGCGGGAGACACGTTTGCGTGGTTCCAGAAGAACGGTCGAGGTTGGAGTACTCAAAATCAATGATGGGGTACGgcgtggtggagatggaggtggTGGTCGGGGAGGCGGAGGAGGTGATGGTGGCGTTGAAGGGGGTCCATTTTGTGGTTGTGGACTGCAAGAGAAGGGATTTCGCGAGGATTTTGAGGTTTGCGAGGTTGAGTCACGACGGTGCAGTTTTGGCTTGTAAGAATGCGTTGCAAAGGAGTATTACCTTTTCTGGGTTTAGATGGCTTGGAGTGCTTGAGAAGGGGACGCGTGTTGTGAGGTCAGTGCTTATGCCAGTTGGGCAGGGGTTGGCTGTTGCTTATGTAGGGAGTAAGAGTGGAACTGGGGGTTCTAAGAAGGATCCCAGCCGTTGGATCAAGCTCACTGATCAAGAATCCGGTGAAGAACATATTTTCCGAAGATAA